Within Ralstonia pickettii DTP0602, the genomic segment CACCGCTGCCGGCCACCGAGATTGCGCTGAAGAAGGCGGGCCTGAAGATCGGCGATATCGACCTGTTCGAAGTCAATGAAGCGTTCGCCCCGGTGCCGCTGGCCTGGCTGAAGGCGACGGGCGCCGATCCTTCGCGCCTGAACGTGCATGGCGGCGCGATTGCGCTGGGCCATCCGCTGGGCGGCTCGGGTGCCAAGCTGATGACCACGCTGGTGCATGCGCTGCATACGCATGGCAAGCGCTATGGCCTGCAGACGATGTGCGAAGGCGGCGGGCTGGCCAACGTGACGATCGTCGAGCGGCTGTAAAGCCTGGGCGTGCCGCGCCGGCACGCCGGGCAGCAAGGTTTGTTGCAGTAAGGAGTAAAAGGGAGAAGGACCGGCGGCGCGGGCATGTCAAAGTGCCCGCGCCAGCAGCCGGATCAATGAGGCCGCGTCACTGCGGCCTACTTTTGTTTGTCGCCAGGGCGCGAACCGCTTGGCGGATTTCCTTCAGGCGAACGTCAGCGCGCTGCGTCGCTCCACCCGATCCAGGTGCGGCACGTTGTTGAAGCTCAGCAGCCGCTGCACGCCGCGGCCCACGATGATCTCGCAGAACGCGGTATTGCGGAACTGCAGGTTCATCTCGATCGCTGCTTGCGAAGGGGCGCCGAGCAGGTCTGCCGTGGCGCGGCCGATCGCACCGCCGGAACTCACCACCAGGATGGCATCCTCGCGCGACGTGCCTTCACAGGCGTGCGCCAGTGCGCCGGCAATGCGCGAGCCGAAGTCTCCCCAGCTCTCGGGCATGTCGGCGAGGCCGTCCTGGGTCCACGCGTGGTAGGCCGCGCGGAAGGTGCGCCAGTAGTCGTTGTAGTCGCTGTTCTGGTGGGCGCGGTGGTCGGCGCCGCCAGTGTGGCAGCGGTACAAGGCCTCGCCGTCGTATTCGTTCAGGCCCGGATGCGTGGCGATCTCAGCCTGCGGCTGTCCCATGGCGGCGAGGATCTCGCTGGCGGTGTCCTGCTGGCGCACCAGCGAGCCGGCCACCACGCGGCAGAAGTGCACGCCGCGCTCGCTGAAGTACTCGCCCAGCCAGCGCGCCTGCTGGCGGCCGGTTGGCGACAGGCAATCGTAGTTGGCGGCGCCAAACGAGGCTTGTCCGTGCCGGACGAGGAAAAGCGTGGCCATGATCGGTCTCGGTAAACGTTGATGCGCGTTGGTGCGCGTTAGTGCGCGTAGGTGCGGATATCAGGGTCCAGGCCGCGCCGGGTGCCAGGTCGGCCTGGCCGGGCGCGGGCCCGGTGTGAACGCATTCTAGGGATGCGCACCGCGCCAGCCAAGCAAGCGGTACGGAATTCATAGCAGCCATGGCCGGGCTGCATTACCGCAGGGTGCTGCACGGTGCTGGTGACCCGGCACGCAGTGCGAATTGCGCTCAGGCTTGCGGCTCGGACGACACACCCAGGTAGCCGGCCATCATCCGGCTGAGTTCAGGCACCAGCCGTTCGTCGTCGAGATGCAGCGGGCCCGAGTCATTGAGCACCGCATTG encodes:
- a CDS encoding phosphoglycerate mutase (K01103: PFKFB; 6-phosphofructo-2-kinase / fructose-2,6-bisphosphatase [EC:2.7.1.105 3.1.3.46]), which translates into the protein MATLFLVRHGQASFGAANYDCLSPTGRQQARWLGEYFSERGVHFCRVVAGSLVRQQDTASEILAAMGQPQAEIATHPGLNEYDGEALYRCHTGGADHRAHQNSDYNDYWRTFRAAYHAWTQDGLADMPESWGDFGSRIAGALAHACEGTSREDAILVVSSGGAIGRATADLLGAPSQAAIEMNLQFRNTAFCEIIVGRGVQRLLSFNNVPHLDRVERRSALTFA